Genomic DNA from Mixophyes fleayi isolate aMixFle1 chromosome 7, aMixFle1.hap1, whole genome shotgun sequence:
ggggaggacAGAGGGAGGTGTGCCATGACGtgtggtctgagtggcatgtgggggagttttgaagtacatgtgggggcattttgtaGTAAGTGGGGGTATGAGggcatgtggggctattttggagcatgtggctggtttgagtggcatgtgatagaatttTGGAACAAGTGATGGGCATGTGGGTCCCGAAGTTGTTTGGGGTTGGGTGGTATTGTTTATTCTTGAAATATGCAAACCTTCCAGTATATCGGGTTGCCCATCAACTCTGACAGAGTAACAGTCTTCCACTGAAGACATAGTTGAAACTGTCTATGGGAGAACAATAGCCCAGGCATTTCACAAATCTGTGCTTTATGGGAAGGTGGCCAACAGAAAACCATTGTTAAAAGACTTGCATGAAATCTTGCCCAGTTTGCCAAAAAGCATGTGTGAGACTCACATAACAAGTAGAGGAAGATTctatggtctgatgagacaaaagACTGATTTTTTTAGTGACAAGCCTAACACTAGGCATCACCCTAAGAACATCATACTATATTTACCGTAAAGCATGGTTATAGGTGCAAAAAATAAGATTGCGATGCTTCTCTATTTTGGATATTGGAGAACTTGTCAAACTAGATGGAGCAAGATATAAACAAATGCTGCATTCTGCAAGAGACCTAGAAGAAGATTAACATTCCAGCAAGAGAAAGACCCAAAGCATACAGCAAAATCTTGTATTGGAATACAAACAAAATAAgattatattgaaaaataaatatgttgtagTGACCCAGTAAAATCCAAATCCTGAGACTGTAGAATGTTTTGAAAACTACTGTTTGCCAACAGTCCGACATTCAACAAGATGCAACTCCAGATGGGCAATGCTAGTAGAAATTGACCTAAATAAAAACACTGCTTTAATTGCTGCTCAGTGTATTAAACAAGTGGGGTGAATATTTATCTATTCAATTATTGtccaatttttattttcaattaagaAAATGGATTATAAATGTTGATTTGTAAGACAATTTGACTGAGCACTTTGTGTTGAACGGTGGTAAGAagaaataaatccattttgattccatggtgtaaaaaaaataaaatatgaaaaatgccaCAGGAAGTGAATACAGCCACTGTGCACACACATTCAAGTAATTCAAATGCAGGCACTCAAACTATTGTGCATAGAAACCACACAGAAAACCTATAGCTTCTCTCTTACAATCTAATTACAGCAAGACGACATTTGGCTGGGATATTGGACAGCATCAAAACGACAAGAAATGCTGTAAGAACAACAGTGGTTACCTTCTCTCCTCCAACGGTGTCTGCGGATAGATGCAGTGGTGATGGCTGTTCGAGAGATGCGAGGAACTGTCGGAGTCACTTCAACCTTCAGTACTTTCTGACCTTGCTGTGAAGTGTCAGGAGCATCAAACGGCAATGAATTTTTCATGGCATTTGCAACCTGGGTGGAAAAAACCCCCAAATCTATTAAATCTAAAAGTGATATTTCAGTATTTAATTTTCTATGAATGGGCTGCTTTTATATCTAATAATGTATTCCTCCTACCTAAACCAGGGTTGTCAACTTTCAGCAAACCAACTATTACCACCCTCCATAATCCCCATCAAGCAGTCACAGAGCAAAAAGTTTCCTCATTCGATTTCAAACCAATTAGAGCAGTAAAATTATTACATAAGTGTATACTATATGGCACTTACCAGCAAGGGCTGAGAGTAGAGCTCCAGCTGGGCTCGATAGATGATATCATCCAGAACCTCTTGCCCCAGTTCCCACTCTCCATTGTATCTGTGCAAAGGACACATTCATAAAACAACTAAAGGTCTActtgtttaaaaattatttccaGAATGGCGATGGCAAAAATCTAGAAAAGCATATATGTGAAAGAAGACACTGTACCCGGTTATTGGAGTAGTACGCCTGTTTTATGTTAAGCTATGCATGTATTCTAATACCAGTGTGTCCCTGTTCAAATTTACAATCGTAGAATGTGAATATTTGGTCTGTATTCTGGGTGAACATTTATGAGAGATGCGTCAAAGTCCCTTTGGAGTTAATTTGTAATTACAAATTAAATAGCACCGGTTATTATgaagatttgttttgtttttttaaaaagtgtaagAGCTTAACCAATATATGTTACTTGCTCCTAGTGAACTGACTGCACACTCATAAATATTGGgtaagcccacaaaatggctgtatATACTTGGTGGATATGTTTTCATCACTCCTATGCAATCTTTATtccaaatgtaaaaaatgaggtGCACTGAATCTAAATAGACTTACATGGCATGGTAGACACCAGTGAGCAGTTGCACCATGAAGCCAGGATCCAGCATTACACGACCACATAATTCCTTCCAGCGCTTCTCATGCTGCCTGGGAAAGCCACTCACGCACAATCTGGTGTAGATTAAGAAAACAATAGATCTTTTCTTAAGTGGAGCAACCAGTATAGTACCTTCAAAAAGTCTATTTCGTAGGGTAACTTATGATGAAGTCAGGCATTAGAATGGGACCGGCTTGCATTTACAAGACAATTAACAATGGTCGCACAACTACACCTTTCCTGTGGCAGAAGTGCAGAAATGGGTGAAGGAGAGGTACTTGTATAGAAGCTGAGCAGCATATTTATCAATCTTACAGGGGTCAATGTTAGGGCAGAATTCTGTCTGCACGAGTCTTGGCAGGAGTTCATCCTGAGTTTCAGTTCACAGGAAGAATGAACAGTTCAATTCCAAGTGGCACAAATAATGAATTTTGAAAATGACCACAAGCATGTTCAGATCACATTGCAGTTTTCTTCAGACCTGAACATCACAATAAAATGTTGATCAGGATCTCTAGATGTTTGGGGGGAATGTTTGGTAGGAATTTGCAGCCAGTTAAGTCTAAAACATCTTCATTGGTTGTCCTAATTATAGACTATATTGGCACATTAACGTTAGGTGGAAAATGGGGCAAGCCATTCTCTGGCTATCTCCACTCATTTTGTGCCTCAGATTGTCAACTATTCATTCATTGCTACTGCTCTAATAGCTTTCGTTAATCACTGTGCTCCCTCCATCTCCCCAGCAACATAGTTCACATAAAGCTCCCAGTCATATTTGATTCTTACTCACCTGGAGCCCATTCTGCATAGTGATTGGTAGGAAGAAGGTGGCATATACACAATAGCAGAATTGTAACACAACATGAGAAAGCTTAGAACTTCGAACCTGTGGAAAAGGCAAATGCTGCAATTAAAAAATGTTGGTGACTGACAATCACATGAGACTGAACAAAACCAAAAGAAAATCCCAAAAAGGTACATGATGCTTTCTGTACTGCCAAAAGCCATGCTCACCTGTTCTGTGCCGTAAAGGTTTCTCTCTGGGGGTGAAGATCACTGTAAACCACTCTCATGAGATCGTGCTGGCTCAAAGCTCCCTCAGTCAGAGCCATGGACCCTAAGCATGAGGGCTAGAGAAACCACCAGATTTAAGAATGAGATACAATTCTCAAAAAAGGAACTGTGAAGTGTAATAATGTTTATTTGCCTAAGTAGACATGCTTGTTTATTAAATGCATATAGGTGATTATTAACTGAAAATGTGCACACAAAACTGGTCAACAAACTGGATAAAGGGGAAAACCCAGGCGTGACATTCTattaaatgaaaaacatatataaaaaggtAATATAATATGCAGACCATGCCTATACACAAAGTCAGTTTTAAAACTCTGTTTGACTAGGGTAAGAAACACTTTTTGGAGTTGACCTTTGTCTTCACATTGTCCATTTTGCAAACGGTTTGCAATTGGTGGGTCACAGAACAagttgtagccaatcagatcagctTTGCATTACTGCTCAGACTTTACTACAAGATAGACTCATGTAATGTGGGAATCGGAACAGAAAGACTGCTTTCACTGCATGACATATGAGCTTCGTTGTTGTAACCCCTACTTACGGCATACTTCTCCTGTTTTCCTTTACATGTGTTAATGATCACATTGGAGGATCATTATGAAACGGAGAAAGCAGACTTTGATAACACATCACAGGATTCAGAACACACCTGTGTATGCCATACTAAACACttaagtttgttttttaaaggatatatatatatatatatatatatatatatatatatatatatatatatatatacatatatatacatatatatatacatatatatacatatatatacatacatacatacacatatatatatatatatatatatatatatatatatacatacatacatacatacatacatacacatacacatacacatacacatatacacattcaCCTAAAGGTGAACATGAACAGAATACAGATCAGAGATGATTGATTTTGACTGGTGTATTGTAGGTTATTTTAATCCTCATTGGTTTAAATTCATCATTTATGCATTATAAAGTATAATTTTAGATCACatgtactttatttttaaacaattaaaatgttttcCCTTTCACTTAGAACTCAATTTCTATCCAATCACTCATTATTATACAGTTATACAATTAAGAATATTTTACCACCATTCATATAATATTTACCACCACTCTATTTCTTTCAGCACGTTTTGTCCAGAATCAGAGAGTGGAAGAAGCAAAGGTTCAACAccacagagtagtgatgtaaaGCTTCTATGAAACTCAAATGCAGCGCTATATGATGTAATGTTTGTATATCTAACTTGTTGCTGTGGTCTTACATGTTGTGCACAACTATTTATACTGGGTAGAATGATCACAAAACACAACCAATGTTTTTGGATACCGATAGTAAACAAGAATTTTGTTGCTTGCACAAATATTATTCTCAGACATAGAAGATCAAGCATCTTATCATTCCAGATCACTTACTTACCTCATGATATATCGAAGGCTTGGACAACGACGGTATAGTAAAAGATAACACCTTATTGTTTCCATCTTTATCAGCAATTTCCTGCAAATAAGTGAGAACGCTACTTGTATGTATTGCTTTATCTTCTAATAGGTATTTTAAATAGTGTAAGAAGGAGAGGAATCAAGACTCTTACATATGCACAGAGACATTGAATAAAATGATACTTGACTATTAGAATTACATTTGTTCTATTATGCCCCTCTTTTCCAATATGTTGGTCAATACCCTAAATGTGTCAGGGCTGCTATAGTCTATAAATATGTTTAGCCGTAGACTAAAATAGTATCTGCAACAATGAACCCTGCAAGTAATCAGAaacataataacaacaacaacttaAAAACTGACCAACATGTATAACAGCAATATTAGCATTAATGTTTTAATCAGATGGTAGAACCTTaacatgtatttaatataaaaaaaacatggtaGTGCTATCAGTCATTCAGCGAGGGACATGGaaattgtgcatgtgcagtcATTGGCAAACAGACACTTTAATGTCAATCATTTTGCACTATTTTACGTATCACCACAAATCGGTTGAAGACAGAGGACCTCAGTTACAGGATGTGAAACATAAAATTCCTTAGTTTTCACCACGGTGTCTAGATGATCTGCCCAGCACACTTCCAGGTGCAGGCCTACTCTCCTCTCTTGTGAGACGCCTCTGTAAACTAGAGGTCCTTCTAGGTTTGCAGGGAGGTGGAAAATAGGCGCACCTtacaaaatgttaaatgttaCATCAAAATCCAACCTCATAACACTAGAGAACTAGTGCATAATGCAAGTGCATTTAagtggaaatggctgtgtgcTTGCTCCTAAAAATGCACCTTCTATACCCTTTTAATAGTCAATAATTCCACtcaaaaaaatcttgtttttgtactGCTATGAAAACTCGGTGCAGCTATTCCGTACTTTACAAGGAATGCTCTTGCTTCACTCCCATTTTCTGAAACAAACTTCCGTAACTCCACAAAAAGCTGCCATCTTAGTctctttagaataaaaaaaaatcttggcaTATTTGCTAAAATCGAGATGATTTGCCCTGCGCCTCGGGTGTTGTAGGCTTCTTAAATGACTGCAAATATTTCCATCAACCGTTCTGCAAATTACTACTCACGGCAAGAAAATCTTGTAAATTCACGGTCATCTTCCGACAATATTTACCAACATGTCACATAATGATCCTAGTAACGTAATCCAGCCAAATGACTGTGATTGCAGTGTGTGTCCCCATAATTACAGTATTTAAATATGCCAGAAATACACATTGCCCTATACGTTTACAGACTATGTACCTGAAATTTAGCATGTGTTTCCCACCTATTTCCATGGGCTTGAAACACTGTGAACATGGCAACGAACCGCACCTCATATTAAGATATAGGCGAGTGTTAAGGTAAAATATACTACTAGTTCTGTTGTTGGGACATGGTACACTTTAGAAGAAATGTATATCTGAAGCACAAATATCTACTTGTGTGTTTTGATATGGATTTATAGCAGTAACATAAAACCTGAAAAAAACTGCAGATTTTCTAAACTTTGTGGCACATTTCCTGTTCCAACTGGTCCAAATGCAAGTCTACCACTTCACTGGCTTTGCCAAAGTTTCCAGTCAGAAGATCTTTATTTTAACAATTGTTACACCATGGAAGCAGGTCACTGAAAACCTATCAGGACATTTTGCCAGTGAAATATTGcacagaaaatattttcttttttcctgttCAAACACAAGGTGACAAAgacattttttaaatacaaagtCCTTACCAAGTTGTAAATGCCCAAAAGAAGAGCTTCAATACACCCGTTACTCTGTCGGTCACGACTGGCAATGAGACGCAAGTAGATGGAAATCAACTCTGGCAGGAACTGCATGGTAAATCTCTTTAGTCGCACTTCAGAGCTGCGGTAGAGCTCAAAAAGCTGGTGACAGATTGGTTCCAGAAGCTGCAAACACAGGAGAACTTGAGAAACAGATGGTTTCCAGGGTTACAAGACTACACTCCAAGGCAAAATCTACAAACCTTAAAAAGGTGCACACACATACAAGTTAAAATTTTGATGAAATCACATTTGATGGGAccatacaattattttattattgttgaaACAATGTAAAAAGCAACAAGGTCTTCAGCACAGTCACAGGAAATCCCAGGAAGGTTACCATGTGATGTCTCACGGCATTACacaaaaaaaagggaaaacagACAAAATATTCCCAAAACACTTTCTTGTTCTTGGTCTGTAACCACTTTTTCTTCAAGTCTCTACTCCTTTTAGTACCTGTGTATTAACTGGGTCACCAGATATTTTATATTATGAGGATCTCACATGGATCTTACATGGATCTGTATTGTGTGTCAGCCAATATCAATATGCACTAATCCACAGGCAAGTTAATTATTCAGTGCAGAAGAGATTAAAGAGGAAATGAGCTATGTATATACACAATCATTATCTTCATTGATAAAATGTCAAAGCTAATTCAGTGTCCCTGTAAATGACCCATGATTTCCCTTAGGGAACCACCATGCTGGAAGTGCATTGGATATGGCCTGCATAGGCTCAATCATTTTGTAATATTCTGGTCTGTCTGATCAAATCATCATTTGCACTCACTGAGGATGCTGGAACCTCCTGATCTGAAGGGATATTTTAAACAGTGAAAGTCATTAGAAAAAACATTATGCTTTCACCAAATGTATGCTGCTACTCATGAAATACACGTGGGAGGTAAGAAGGATTTACCTCTGCTtctatttaaaggaaaaagaacataacatttttcatttaataacaGTACCAAATAAATACTATTTTAGCATAAAGGATTTGAAGAGCTTCGACAACTCCATTCAAAAAAACCATGACCCTCTGTACATTAAGTAGGAGAGTCCTCCTCTGAAAACCACAAGTTGCCTTAAACTGAGGGCAGGCTATCGCTGCAGCTCTTTGCGCTGGTGTACTGGTGTAGTAGTTCTATTGCTATAGAATGcatgtaatgtaacacttttttttataaggaaCTATTAGGAAGTGTACAAGGGAACAGCCAACATCAAATTATGTTTACAATCAAATTACCCTAGAGAGTGGATCAATTGTAAATCAGTTCTTGGGTTTAAGATTGCCACATTGGctgcatttcattttatatgCAATCCTTTGAACACTCATCTTAAAATATGTGTATGGTACAAACAATCATCAAACACGGTTGCACTACTGGGGTGCTTCCACTTGCTCGGTTTATTATTTCTGGTTCCCAGTACAATTAATTATAAATTTGTCCATGTAATGTCAGCCTGAAGAATAGAAGTCAACAAAGTGGCGTAACAGGCAGAGGGTGGTGGGGGTATTACAGCGCAGTCATTTGCTAAGCTGCATGGATATCTGTCATGGCAAAAATACTAAATCCCTCCAGCATggtggtacatttttttttttatctcaaatgTGTTTTAGATAAAATAActccaacaaaaaaaaatcattattttttattttgccaatatTCTATCAATGGCTATCAACTGTCTGGAGCAAGCAACTAACACATTGCCTGTGGTCACCATCTGcccggagccaggaactagcaatgTCCCTGTGATTAGCAACTGCCTGGAGCTAGAAACTAGCAATGTCCCTGTGGTTAGCAACTCCCTTGAGCCAGGAATTAACAATATCCCTATGGTTagcaactgcctggagccaggaactagcaatgTCCCTATGGTTAGCAAATGCCTGGATCCAGGAACTAGCAATGTCCCTATGGTTAGCAACTGCCCAGGAGCTCTGTATTTGTAATTATTAACTGCCCAGAGTCAGGGACTAGTCCTGTATCTGTAAGTATTAATTGCTTaaagtcaggaactagcacattgCCTGTATCCATGAAAATGTATCCCCTCCAACATCTACAACTGTTATGTTCCAAGTATTCCCACATTGCAAATTCTTTGGGTAGGGCCATCTTTACCATCTGTTTCAGGTCATTGTAGGCAGGGAATCTCTGTGTATCCTGATCAATGTATAGCGCTACATAATATGTTTTCACTTTAAAAAAGAATATGTTTATTCTTTTGATTTATAGTTGTTTTTCCTGCAAAGatttacaaaacatttgcaaAAACGTACAAAATTAACAGAAACTTTTCAACTAGAAAACTGTTATAATGACCAAATCAAAGAGATTTACACACCAGTATTTGCAAGGATAACAAGAGTCCATGCATATTATTTAATCACACCGCTCAGATGTAAAAGCAGTGGATCTTTCAGAAATTACAAGTACAAAGCCTTTGTTACAGGATATTCATCTTCCCAAAATTGAATAACACACTACACCAAACAGGATACCTTATTTGGttataacattataaaataatgatataaaCAGAGTGACAGCAAGTATAAATTTATAATAAGACATTAGGAATTAACACAGTATTACATGTACTTACCTCGTTATTTGGATCTTGTATGACTTTATACAGCGCTGATACTAGAGTTTTTTTGCGATGAAGAGTTGCAGCATAAGCAGTTAGTTGAGTTTCAGGTAATACCTGTTAGATCaatgacaaaaaaaacccaaaaaaatagaTAGAGACATACTTTTACTTTCTTTGTtttcccaaaaactttttttcagaAGTTTCCATCAtaaaatatacagtgtgtgtgtcataaacatacagtaataaacaaataataaaagatTTGTTATGGTAATTTATACATTTCCCGATAAGTAACCTGggatataaaacattaaaaaataaattgttgtttcAGACACAATTACTTTAAGCCAGAgctgtccaaactcagtcctcaagggctgccaacaggtcatgtttctggatttctgtctgtagaaacaggtggggtaATTATTGTCCCagtcaaatagattaactcacctgtacatgagtaaagaaatcctgaaaacatgaacagttggtagcccttgagaaccgagtttggacacctctgctttaAGCCcactttttcatttaattttagagTAGGGATTATTTGTTTACATAAACTCGGTTGTTTAAAACCATCATTGTGacgataccgggttttctggcccaattctacccaattACCtttggctggccacccacgggagccttcctaggccagggaagcctacccagtaccttctaaggttcttattagtcactcaggcaaatgcagttagaaagtaaagcaatacatttattgtaataaaaccaaatcactagattattaggtacacacagtaaataaatgccaggcaggtttaccacatcatctgtcccttaccccactagcttaaggagctacagtcacctggatgtcctgacttaaaggaccatggagttcttctcttagctgcagcacattggtagagaacaaaaactcaaaaccagctacactgcattTCCATGAATCGatcctcagaatgaatatcacctctcccctggagtggctccttatatctagggtcaaattttcacaatgctttcccctccctgggccaaCCCCTGGGCCTCtgcttcttaaccattggtgggtgctatatcagggggttggagggggagtggagatgagctgtactttcacagaagatcccctgctgggctctagacaaaatgtctgaactagtcatgttgagaacaatggataccaATTGTCCTTCTccttcacctgtatcctgcaatctgatccttactaataacccacctggcttcactttaaggacaataattaacagcttccatgcaatagcaactagatacaataaacaatatacatatttacaatgagctacaatgtccccttatccacatgtaattagacaatgcagtggtattctgttgagctggggatcaacagcaagggctataaaaagtacatgctataatccacattttgtgagaaacgaggaacaggctggttagggtgatattaatacatcGTTTCACCACAGTCATTATAAGGaggaaaatgataccagacaaattcttgttaaaataataaattagagATTATAATGGATTCCTGCCCAAGAGTATTTCCAAATTGTACCACAAAGTaagtttaaaagttttttttatgagGCTAAAACATTTTGTATTCATTGGTAATATATGTAAACAGGGTAACAATGTTTCAAAAAATTTCCCTGACAACTTTCTGTGCCATTTCTCTCTACCCTGTCTACATGAAATAAGTATAAGTCCCCTTTTGTCATACTTAATATAGGAATGTCTGATAAAAGCCACTGGGATAGAATAACTTTTTTAGATGCAGCTGCTATCATTAGTAAAAGTGGATTATTTCCCTCAGTCAGTTTCTGATCAATCCACTGTGTGTGAATATTTCAAATTGCCCAATTGTCAATCAAAATAATTAGTAACTTAACTAGTCATGTTGTAAAACACTGCACAAATTTCAAACATTTTGGAATATTAGCCCACAAGATCCCTGCTGAGTGAATGGCATTTATTGCAATTAACATTTGTATGGATGACAAAAATCTCAACTTTGGTGTGAGGTAGGCACTATGCCTACGATTTGAAGGTGGAAACGAGGGAGGGAAAATTCGAACGCACAttggaaatgtacagtaagggcgtgctgaggcaAGCGCACACTCATACATCCAATTCAAGATCTATGCATCTTTTTTAAGTCGTATcacatgcaccagctacagggcaggtttaactgcagattgatagtgatgacagacacGTATGCATACCATAATATatgtttgcaattaagacaaactgtaaaaattaaatttatatacaggaggcattaagaacatactgatatatatattttacagataaaaaaagattatatattttttaaaataaattttcatcaatgattatagtattaggaagtattgtaattaattttttccaTGTGTTCACTTTGCGTAtgttgattaatcaggcccatagtgccaACTCTAAAATCCAATCAAAATTGCTATTTATCCCTGTGTTGTTGAACCGTTACTTTGAGTGGCCAGAAATGAAAAGGTTATGGTAATTCCCCTTTGTTTTAAAGAATTACGCCCCCCCACCCTTCCTAGGTAACAGACATTTCAGGGATAGTACTTTGTGACCTCTATCATTTTATTAACAATGCTACTAGAACTAACAAAGTTTAGAGTTCATCATATACCAAGAGACCAATGAAACAAAGAGAAATCACAATATCCCAGAGGTAGGTGTATAATTGTAGATGgcagttgattgtgtgagcagaTAAGCACAGCTGCTATTGGAGGAAATGcaaacttaggggcatattcaattaagccacAACATCGCGGCTgcgtattttttgtttttatggtaCTGTAACATTActgatttccctttgcaaccctatgaagggggggggggggtgaagggaaATCGGCGATGGTGCTTTAACCCGAAGTGTCTTCGGGTCTGTTCCAGAGGCGCTTtgcgcttaattgaatatgccccttagtgttgtAATAAATGACAGAGCATGTCTCTAGCAGCGTATCGGTGCTTGAGCAGCAGTAACAGCAGTAACAGGATAAATGCTCTTTGGTTGTACATGGAGGAGTTATATACATTGCTGGTTTGGACTGTAAATGGTGGACATGTAGGATTGTGCGAGACTCCGTTTCTGATGTTTCAGCATTGACTGACACTATAAACTGacatgggggaggggagcatatAATTACattcatatacaaa
This window encodes:
- the HYCC2 gene encoding hyccin 2 isoform X1, with product MLGSERGVVEEWLSEYKVLPETQLTAYAATLHRKKTLVSALYKVIQDPNNELLEPICHQLFELYRSSEVRLKRFTMQFLPELISIYLRLIASRDRQSNGCIEALLLGIYNLEIADKDGNNKVLSFTIPSLSKPSIYHEPSCLGSMALTEGALSQHDLMRVVYSDLHPQRETFTAQNRFEVLSFLMLCYNSAIVYMPPSSYQSLCRMGSRLCVSGFPRQHEKRWKELCGRVMLDPGFMVQLLTGVYHAIYNGEWELGQEVLDDIIYRAQLELYSQPLLVANAMKNSLPFDAPDTSQQGQKVLKVEVTPTVPRISRTAITTASIRRHRWRREDGFDLTSDSNPGSPILRITPNLGDTPEGDVLVYLTPETISPEAVTEGPEGTVTGEDSINFNDADEGFSSGASVSSQPVGAKQFSSTSQRSGSRKGGSVRSIKEKDSQSKPSENRDVTPRKQPLPMGAESTLEAIELSPMKKHLSLPAGHAVSKANSLSLIRTSSTSSSKSFDYVNGSQAGGNGGIDGVTNLSACNTNRFSTISLQEDRLGHAGEGKDQLSVGAPLTKQSRSPSFNMQLISQV
- the HYCC2 gene encoding hyccin 2 isoform X2; its protein translation is MLGSERGVVEEWLSEYKVLPETQLTAYAATLHRKKTLVSALYKVIQDPNNELLEPICHQLFELYRSSEVRLKRFTMQFLPELISIYLRLIASRDRQSNGCIEALLLGIYNLEIADKDGNNKVLSFTIPSLSKPSIYHEPSCLGSMALTEGALSQHDLMRVVYSDLHPQRETFTAQNRFEVLSFLMLCYNSAIVYMPPSSYQSLCRMGSRLCVSGFPRQHEKRWKELCGRVMLDPGFMVQLLTGVYHAIYNGEWELGQEVLDDIIYRAQLELYSQPLLVANAMKNSLPFDAPDTSQQGQKVLKVEVTPTVPRISRTAITTASIRRHRWRREGPEGTVTGEDSINFNDADEGFSSGASVSSQPVGAKQFSSTSQRSGSRKGGSVRSIKEKDSQSKPSENRDVTPRKQPLPMGAESTLEAIELSPMKKHLSLPAGHAVSKANSLSLIRTSSTSSSKSFDYVNGSQAGGNGGIDGVTNLSACNTNRFSTISLQEDRLGHAGEGKDQLSVGAPLTKQSRSPSFNMQLISQV